The sequence below is a genomic window from Sorangiineae bacterium MSr12523.
CGCACGAATATACGCACTCCTGGTGCGGCAAGTACCGCCGCCCGAAGGGCCTGGCCACACCGAACTACCAGGAGCCGACCCACAACGAGCTGCTCTGGGTCTACGAGGGCCTCACGGAATACACGGGATGGCTCCTCGCGGGGCGCAGCGGCCTTTCGCAGGCGCAGGACTCCAAGGACCATCTGGCGCTCATCGCCGCCACGCTCGATGCCATCCCGGCCCGAAAATGGCGTTCGCTGGGCGATACGACGTACACGCCGGCCTTCGGGCAGGAGTCGAACCGCCCCTGGTATTCGGCGCAGCGCGCACGGGATTATTACCCGGAGAGCCTCCTCATTTGGCTCGAGGCCGACACGCTCATTCGCCAGAAAACGAGCGGCGCCCGATCGCTGGATGACTTCCTGCGCGCCTTCTTCGGGGGCGCGAGCGGCGGCGCCGAGGTCAAACCGTACGAGCTCGGTGATCTGCTCGCGGCACTGAATCGGGTCGCGGAGCACGATTGGAAAGCCTTCTTCGAGCAGCGCATCACCGAGGTGGCCGCGCACGCGCCGCTCGGGGGCATCGAGGGCGCCGGCTACCGCCTGGCGTATCGCGACAAGCCGAGCGATCTGCAAGGCGTCGTCGAGCGCGTGTCCAAGACGCTGAACGAGCGTTTCACCTTGGGCATGGTGGTCAACGACAAGGCCGTCGTGACGGATCTGCACTTCGACGGCCCCGCGGGGCGTGCCGGTCTGGTGGAGGGCTCCATCCTCGTCGCCGTCAATGGCCGCAAATACACTGCCGAGCTCCTGCGCCGCACCATTGCCGAGAACAAAGGTTCCGCATCGCCCATCGAGCTTCTGACCGAACGCGACGGCTTTTATCGCACGCACCGGGTGGCGTGGAACGAGGGCGGTCGCTATCCCTACTTGGAGCGCGTCGCCTCGAAGCCCGACACATTGGCGACCATGCTCGCGCCCCGAAGTCGCTGAAATTTCGCCTCGGTGGCGCGCGAATACCTGATAGGAGGCGCGACACTAGCCATGCGACTGCTCTCTCGGATCGTTCCGCTCGTTCTTCTGGCCGGGTGCACGCCCCAAGCTTCCGCAGCACCTACCACGCCGCCGCCGCCCGCCGGGCCGATGACGGTGCGAGTCGATGCGCGCGATGCGGCGCAGATGGTGCTGCACGCCAAGGTGCGCGTGCCCGCGCGCCCGGGGCCGCTCACTTTGGTGTATCCGAAATGGATCCCCGGCCATCATGGCCCGGTGGGTCGGGTGGCGGACATCAGCGGGCTGCGTTTCCTGGCCGGCGGACAGCCGCTCGCCTGGCGGCGCGATTCGGTGGAGACGTCCGAGTTCGCCATGACGGTGCCCGCGGGGGCGGCGGCCGTCGACGTGGAGCTCGATGTCGTCGCCGATCCCCGGTGGTTTCCCAGCGATGGATTGTCGTCCATCAGCTGGGAACAAGTGGTGCTCTATCCAAAGGGCGCCCGCGTTCGCGATCTGCGGGTCGAGCCCAGCGCCCAGATGCCCTCGGGTTGGCGCTACGCCTCGTCGCTGCAGGTGGCCGCCGACACCGCCGGCGCGGTGAATTTCAGGCCGACGACCTTGGAAATGCTCGTCGATTCGCCGGTGATCCTCGGTCGGTACGGCCGCTCGTTCGACCTCGGGACGGCGATGGGAACGACGCATTCGCTCGAAGTCGTCGCGGAGAGCAAAGACGCGCTCCAGGCGAGTGATGCCCGGATTGCGACCTACCGAAGGCTCGTGGCGGAGGCCGGAGCGCTGTTCGGCGCCCGGCATTACGATCGATATACCTTCTTATTGATGTTGAGCGGCAGCGCCGGCGCGGACTTCAATGGCACGGAGCATCACGCTTCGAGTCAAAACGTCACCGCCGCGAACTTTTTCACCAGCGACGACGGAGGGCGCTACACCCGCTGGCTTCTGCCGCACGAATTCGCGCACTCCTGGTGCGGGAAATACCGCCGGCCCAAGGGGTTGGCCACGCCCGATTACCAGCAACCGATGCGCAACGATCTCCTCTGGGTCTACGAGGGGCTCACGCACTACCTCGGCTGGCTCCTCAGCGCGCGCAGTGGCGTGGTCTCGACGCAGGACGCCTTGGACGATCTCGCGGCGATGGCGGCGGACCTCGACGCCATTCCCGGGCGCAAGTGGCGCCCGCTTGCGGATACGACGTTTACGGCGGCCTTCGGTGCCGGCTCGAACCGCCCCTGGTATTCGGCGCAACGTGGCTTCGATTATTACCCGGAGAGCCTGCTGGTCTGGCTGGAGGCCGACACCGTCATCCGGCAGAAGACCGACGGAAAGCGCTCGCTCGACGATTTCCTGCGCAGCTTTTTCGGCGGCGCCAACACGGGGGCGGAGGTCAAACCGTACGAGCTCGGCGACGTACTCAAAGCGCTGAGCGATGTCGTTTCGTACGATTGGAAGACGTTTTTCGAGCAGCGCGTCAGCGCCATCACACCGCGGGTGCCGCTCGGGGGCGTCGAGGCCGGCGGCTACAAGCTCGGATACCACGACAAGCCGTCCGACTTTCAAGCCATGTGGGAACGCACGACCCACCAGCTGGACGAGCGCTCCACGCTCGGCGTGGCACTCGACGACAAGGGCGTCGTGTTGGACGTGCACCTCGATGGACCGGCCGGCAAGGCGGGGCTTCCCCTCAAGGCGTCCCTCGTTGCGGTCAACGGCCGCAAGTATTCGCCCGAGGTGCTGCGGCGCGTCCTGGCCGATACCTCCGCCAAGGGCCCCGTGGAGTTGCTGGCCGAGCGGGATGGATTCTTCCGCACGTACCGCGTCGCCTGGGGCGGGGGAGCACGCTATCCGCATCTGGACCGCGATCCGGCCAAGCCGGACGTGCTGGGCGCCATTCTAGCGCCGAGGGTGCCGCCGCCGTCAGTCACGTCAGGTACGCCAGCGCGCTGATATACGCTGGAGACGATGTCGCGCGCCTCCACGTCCGCCCTTCGCAGCCTTACGGGTCTGTTGCTTCTCGTCACGCTCTCGGCGTGCGAGCGTGGATGTTTGTCCACGTGGTTGCGCGGTCACGGTTTGGGTGAAGTCCCAACCGCGCCAACCATCCCCAAAGGAAGCGAGGCCGCTTGCCCCGACGGATTGGCACGGTGCCGTGACGGCGTCGTGGAGGTCTCGCGCGCCTACACGCCGCCGGGCCCGTGCTCGCCCGAGGGGTGTCGCTGCCCGTGGGATCGGCTGGTCACGTGCAAACGCGGCTGCGTCGTCGACGGCATGGAAATGGAGATGCCGCGTGAAAACGCAGAAAAGCAACTTTGTGCGGGGGATATCGGCCCCGCCGTGGCACGCCCCGCGCCGCCAGGTTTCGTGCCGGAGGGCGGCACGACCGATCCCGAGGTGCTCGAAGCCTATTGCGAGGTGGAGCGCTACCACTGCGCCCGCAGCACCATTTACCAATGCGATTCCGGGCAGGCGAAGCCGGTGGTGCAGTGCCAGGCCGGGTGCATCCAAGGTGAAGCCCTCATTGTCGAAGAAATCTCGGTCGAGGCAGCCACGGCCCTGCTTTGCGTGCGCTGAGCGGGATACGCACGCGCGCAAAGTCGGCGCGTGTACGCGTACCTCGCGCGTGCCTTTCGCGCGTCGATATCTACGCAGTCGCGCGCTGATTGGTTATTGAAACGCGCGACTCTGACGGGCCTGTCGTGGTGAGCGCATTGGCATGCGGCTCGAGGCGGGCGGCCGTTCTCGTGTGACTGTCAAGCCGAAAAGGTGACGGACCTACATCGTCTCCATTAGGCTACGAAATCGAGGGATTTCTCGGGCGCGGGAAGATCGCGTCAGGGGATCCGTATGTCCAATCAACGCTGTACCTACACGCGCACCTGCAGGTGACCTGCGTGCGACGAAGACGGGATGGGGGGCCAAGGGAGCAAGTCAACCTTGGCGAGACACTTGCTTATACAGATTAGCGACTTCGCAAAACGCGAAACGATTACTCCGGAGTTCGGCCCCGGAAGATTCGCTGTACCTGCACAAGGCCGAAAGAAATTCACCTCCCACGCGGGGGGTCAAGCAATGCGCCAGATCGGTATTTTCATCGGTGTTTCGATTGCAGCGGTCATCTTCGGTGCCAGCTCACCGGAAGGTGGCGTGGCCACTGCCGCCCCTTCCGAATTGCCGGCTCCACCCAAATCCGTCGGCGCGGACGGGCCGAAGCACGACGGCGTGCCGACGGCCATCCTCGCCCCCGCCACCGCGTCCATTGCGAATGCGGTGAGCGCTACGACCCCTACACCGGGTCCCGGTTCGAACGTCCCCGAGTCGGGCGTTTGCCCGTCGGACATGGTGATGGTCGAAGGCGATTATTGTCCTTGGCTCGAGCAGAAGTGCCTTCGTTGGGTCGACCCCGAGACGAAGATGCGCTGCGCTGAGTTCGCCCCCACCGGCCCGTGCCAATCGGGGACGACGCACAAGAAGTTCTGCATCGACAAGTTCGAATACCCCAACGTCGCGGGGGAACGCCCGGTGGTCATGAAGACCTGGGTGGAAGCGAAGGCGACGTGCGAAGGTCTGGGCAAGCGTCTTTGCGGCGAGACCGAATGGACCTTGGCCTGCGAAGGCGAAGAGCGTTTGCCGTACCCCTACGGCCTGACGCGCGACGCCGAAGCGTGCAACATCGACAAGCCGCACCCCGAGCCAGACGAGAAGCTGATTGCCGATCCGCGCACGCGCGATGCCGAGGTGGCGCGCCTCGATCAACGCGATCCGTCGGGCTTCCGCGAGGCCTGCGTCAGCCCCTACGGCGTGCACGACATGACCGGCAACGTCGACGAGTGGGTCGTGAACGAGAGTGGCCGTCCCTACAAGAGCGGCCTCAAAGGCGGCTACTGGGGTCCGGTGCGCACCCGCTGCCGTCCCATGACGACCGCGCACAACGAGACGTTCATCTTCTACCAAATTGGTTTCCGCTGCTGCGCCGACACCCCCAAGTCCGACGCCACGGCGGCGACCCGCCCTGCCGCCGCCCCCTCCGAAAAAGCTACCCCCGCCGCCGTCCTCGCGCCAAAAGCCGCCCCCGCCGTGGCCGCCGCTACGGTCCTCGCGGGAAGCTGACCTTCGCGCATCGTTCGGCCAACGCCTCGGCGAGCGCCGCGAGAACCGGGTGTGAAATCCCGTCCTCGCGCGCCCGCCGTACGTGCATTTGGGCCAGGTCGGGCAACGCGTTGGCCATGCGCAGGATACGCTCGCGCAAATCGTCCGGGTCGAACTTCAGCTCGGCGCCGAGCTTGTCCCATTGGTATGGGCCAATGGCGGCACGGCGACCGATTCGGCGCCGATACGAAGATCCAATCCGAGGACGCGTATCGCACGAAGGACCAGTCCCAGCTCCGCGCGTGGCTTGCCGCGTTCACATTCGCTGATCCATTGCCGGCTGACCCCCACGCGCTCCGCCAGCGTGCGCTGGTCGAGGTGAAGCTCCCGCCGTCGTTGCCGAATGGCAGCACCGACGTCTTTGGGCGTGCGAAGTTGCATAGGTTCGCAAATGTCGTCGAACGGCGACGTCTCAGTATGTCAGCGATCGACGACATTTCCAAATGTCAGCGAATGGCGACACTTGCGTCTCGCAGTCACCCCGCGGGGACGGTTTCTTCCGCGGAGGTGCTCAGTTCCTTGAGGGCGCCGGGATGGCCCACGAGGAAGATCAGGGCGGCGACCACCGTCCAAACGAGTTGGATCATGTAGAGAAGGAAGACGTAGGCGGCGCCCTGTTCGATGACCACGTTGGTGGGGAAGTACATGGTCATGCCGGCGTAGATGCCGGCCTGGAAGACGCCGAGCAGACCGGGAGGCCCGGGGATGAGGACGGTGACGCCCAGCATGCCCATCAGCGCGCACGCTTCGCCGAACGTGATGGCCGTCCCGTCGCCGTGGACGATGCCGCAGCCCCAGGCCAAAAGCCACATGCCGCCCACGTTGGCGAACCAGTAAATCGTCGTCTCCCAAAGGAAACCGAACGCGTCGCGGGCGCGCCCGAAGGCGTGGAGACCGTCGGCCAGCTTTTCCGCGATGCCGGCCAGCTTCTCGCCCAGCTTCTTCGACACCAACCCGAACACGGCCAGTGTCAGCCGGCGCGCCCACGCGCGCGCGAAGTAGTAAACGCCAATCACGATGAAGGCGATCGTGAAGACGCCCAGCATCACGAAGCCCGAATGCCGCACGGCGGACACCGATACCGGAAGCCCGACGACCGTGGCCGGCAAGGGCACCAAATGCGGCACCAGAATCAGCGCGATGGCCAGAATGATGCTCAAATAGAGCCCGTCCACCACGCGCTCGGCGACGACCGTCCCGGTGGCCGCGGTCATCGACAGCTTGCCTTTTTCGCGAATGAGGAAAGGCCGCACGAACTCACCGAGCCGGAACGGCATCAGCAGAATCGCGGCAAAGCCAATCCACGATACCGCGAGCACCCGCTTGCGCGGCACGGTGGCAATCGACCGCAGCAGAAAACGCCAGCGAACCGCGCGGAAGTACGTCATGACGACGAGCGTCACGAAGTAGGCGCCGAGCGTCCACCAGCGGACATGCGCGAAGTTCCCGCTGTCCGGCAGGAGCTTCAACCCGCCTTTTTGCAAGGTGAAGAGCAGGCTCGCCGTGATGACCGCCGACGCCACCAGCTTCGTGGCGTGGCGCCGGAAGAATCCCTGCGGGGGCTCCAAGGACGTGGAAGACTCGGACGAGCGCGATTCGGAGGGGGAGCGGGATTCGACGGTCACTTCGGCACGCTCCTATAGCGCGGAGTGTACCGCCGTACCACACCCGACGAAGATTCCAGCCATTTACGGCGGCCGTGGCCGCTCTTCGTCGGGTTTCCGCTCCCGGGCGATCATTTCGCGCGTCAAAGACTCCAATAGCGAATCTGACGATCGATCTTTCGCGGATCGAAGGCGCTCTTCACGTCGACGAAGATGCCGCCGGGGCGCACGAACGATTGGATCTTCGCCTGACCCAGCTTCATGTACGCATCGTGGGCGACCGCGAAAACGAGGGCGTCCAAATCGTGGAACTCCTCGAGCGCCGCGAGCTGCAAGCCGTATTCGTGAACACACTCCGGTGCACTCGCCAGCGGATCGTGCAGCAGCGCCTGAATACCGAACTGCCGAAGCTCGGTCAGAATGTCCGGGACCTTGCTGTTGCGCAAATCGCTCACGTTCTCTTTGAAGGTGAGGCCCAAGACGCCAACTTTTGCGTGCTTCACGGGGATGTCCGCATCGATGAGCAGCTTCACCGTGCGCTGCGCCACGAAGGGGCCGACGTTGTTGTTGATGCGGCGCCCTGCGAGGATCACCTGCGGCTGGTAGCCGAGCTGCTCCGCCTTCGTCGTGAGGTAATAAGGATCGACGCCGATGCAGTGGCCGCCGACCAGGCCCGGTTTGAACTTCAGGAAGTTCCACTTCGTGCCCGCCGCTGCCAGCACGTCGCTGGTGCGGATGTTCATGCGGTCGAAGATGATGGCCAGCTCGTTCATCAGCGCGATGTTCAAATCGCGCTGCGTGTTCTCGATGACCTTGGCCGCCTCGGCGACCTTGATGGACGGCGCGCGGTGCACGCCGGCGCTCACCACGGTGCCGTAGACCTCCGCCACCCGTTCCAACGTGGCGCTGTCCTCGCCGGAGACGACCTTCACGATGCGCTCGAGCGTGTGCTCGGTGTCGCCTGGGTTGATGCGCTCGGGGGAGTAGCCCAGCCGAAAGTCCTTACGCTCGAGCCCGGAGACGCGCGCCAGGATGGGCCCGCATACGTCCTCCGTCACGCCGGGGTAGACCGTCGACTCGTAGACGATGCACGCGCCCTTCGAGATGGCCTTGCCGACGGTCTCGCTGGCCCGGATCACCGGGGTGAGGTTGGGCACGTTGTGCTCGTCGACCGGCGTGGGCACGGCCACGACGAAAAACGTAGCATTCTCGAGCTCTTGCGGATCACTTGTCATGCGCAACGTGGAGGCTGTAAGCTCTTCACGTTTATGTTCATGGTTTCGGTCGTAACCACTTTGAAGTTCTTCGACTTTTTTCTTGTCGATATCGAAACCGACCGTGCCGGGGAAATGACGGGCAAAGGCGAGCGCGACGGGCAAGCCGACGTAACCGAGACCGATGACAGCGATTCGCTCTTCCTTCGTAAGCTGGCTCATGGAGATGTCCGTCCCAAGCCGGGCTAGGAGGAAAGGAGGGCG
It includes:
- a CDS encoding M61 family peptidase: MRTAAGLGLVFGVLAVGAVGGCAPEAAAAPTTPRASLTGPIRVQVDARDVPQMVIHAKLTVPARPGALTLVYPKWIPGTHGPTGKVADISGLRFSAEGKPLAWKRDPEETSEFALNVPSGASAVEVELDVVVDKRWGETADVSDLNWNRVVLYPKGARARDVQFEPSVQVPAGWHYATALRRVSQGADAVSFQRVSLETLVDSPVIMGRYGRTIDLGTALGAPHALEIVSDTGGAVDANEKQITAYKRLVAEATTLFGARHYDAYSFLYILSSDGRSSSGLEHHASSQNLSMPGLFAKDDEFRAASKLLPHEYTHSWCGKYRRPKGLATPNYQEPTHNELLWVYEGLTEYTGWLLAGRSGLSQAQDSKDHLALIAATLDAIPARKWRSLGDTTYTPAFGQESNRPWYSAQRARDYYPESLLIWLEADTLIRQKTSGARSLDDFLRAFFGGASGGAEVKPYELGDLLAALNRVAEHDWKAFFEQRITEVAAHAPLGGIEGAGYRLAYRDKPSDLQGVVERVSKTLNERFTLGMVVNDKAVVTDLHFDGPAGRAGLVEGSILVAVNGRKYTAELLRRTIAENKGSASPIELLTERDGFYRTHRVAWNEGGRYPYLERVASKPDTLATMLAPRSR
- a CDS encoding M61 family peptidase, yielding MRLLSRIVPLVLLAGCTPQASAAPTTPPPPAGPMTVRVDARDAAQMVLHAKVRVPARPGPLTLVYPKWIPGHHGPVGRVADISGLRFLAGGQPLAWRRDSVETSEFAMTVPAGAAAVDVELDVVADPRWFPSDGLSSISWEQVVLYPKGARVRDLRVEPSAQMPSGWRYASSLQVAADTAGAVNFRPTTLEMLVDSPVILGRYGRSFDLGTAMGTTHSLEVVAESKDALQASDARIATYRRLVAEAGALFGARHYDRYTFLLMLSGSAGADFNGTEHHASSQNVTAANFFTSDDGGRYTRWLLPHEFAHSWCGKYRRPKGLATPDYQQPMRNDLLWVYEGLTHYLGWLLSARSGVVSTQDALDDLAAMAADLDAIPGRKWRPLADTTFTAAFGAGSNRPWYSAQRGFDYYPESLLVWLEADTVIRQKTDGKRSLDDFLRSFFGGANTGAEVKPYELGDVLKALSDVVSYDWKTFFEQRVSAITPRVPLGGVEAGGYKLGYHDKPSDFQAMWERTTHQLDERSTLGVALDDKGVVLDVHLDGPAGKAGLPLKASLVAVNGRKYSPEVLRRVLADTSAKGPVELLAERDGFFRTYRVAWGGGARYPHLDRDPAKPDVLGAILAPRVPPPSVTSGTPAR
- a CDS encoding formylglycine-generating enzyme family protein gives rise to the protein MRQIGIFIGVSIAAVIFGASSPEGGVATAAPSELPAPPKSVGADGPKHDGVPTAILAPATASIANAVSATTPTPGPGSNVPESGVCPSDMVMVEGDYCPWLEQKCLRWVDPETKMRCAEFAPTGPCQSGTTHKKFCIDKFEYPNVAGERPVVMKTWVEAKATCEGLGKRLCGETEWTLACEGEERLPYPYGLTRDAEACNIDKPHPEPDEKLIADPRTRDAEVARLDQRDPSGFREACVSPYGVHDMTGNVDEWVVNESGRPYKSGLKGGYWGPVRTRCRPMTTAHNETFIFYQIGFRCCADTPKSDATAATRPAAAPSEKATPAAVLAPKAAPAVAAATVLAGS
- a CDS encoding helix-turn-helix domain-containing protein — protein: MQLRTPKDVGAAIRQRRRELHLDQRTLAERVGVSRQWISECERGKPRAELGLVLRAIRVLGLDLRIGAESVAVPPLAHTNGTSSAPS
- a CDS encoding flippase-like domain-containing protein — encoded protein: MTVESRSPSESRSSESSTSLEPPQGFFRRHATKLVASAVITASLLFTLQKGGLKLLPDSGNFAHVRWWTLGAYFVTLVVMTYFRAVRWRFLLRSIATVPRKRVLAVSWIGFAAILLMPFRLGEFVRPFLIREKGKLSMTAATGTVVAERVVDGLYLSIILAIALILVPHLVPLPATVVGLPVSVSAVRHSGFVMLGVFTIAFIVIGVYYFARAWARRLTLAVFGLVSKKLGEKLAGIAEKLADGLHAFGRARDAFGFLWETTIYWFANVGGMWLLAWGCGIVHGDGTAITFGEACALMGMLGVTVLIPGPPGLLGVFQAGIYAGMTMYFPTNVVIEQGAAYVFLLYMIQLVWTVVAALIFLVGHPGALKELSTSAEETVPAG
- a CDS encoding nucleotide sugar dehydrogenase — protein: MSQLTKEERIAVIGLGYVGLPVALAFARHFPGTVGFDIDKKKVEELQSGYDRNHEHKREELTASTLRMTSDPQELENATFFVVAVPTPVDEHNVPNLTPVIRASETVGKAISKGACIVYESTVYPGVTEDVCGPILARVSGLERKDFRLGYSPERINPGDTEHTLERIVKVVSGEDSATLERVAEVYGTVVSAGVHRAPSIKVAEAAKVIENTQRDLNIALMNELAIIFDRMNIRTSDVLAAAGTKWNFLKFKPGLVGGHCIGVDPYYLTTKAEQLGYQPQVILAGRRINNNVGPFVAQRTVKLLIDADIPVKHAKVGVLGLTFKENVSDLRNSKVPDILTELRQFGIQALLHDPLASAPECVHEYGLQLAALEEFHDLDALVFAVAHDAYMKLGQAKIQSFVRPGGIFVDVKSAFDPRKIDRQIRYWSL